From a single Arachis hypogaea cultivar Tifrunner chromosome 3, arahy.Tifrunner.gnm2.J5K5, whole genome shotgun sequence genomic region:
- the LOC112790335 gene encoding zinc finger BED domain-containing protein RICESLEEPER 2, translated as MSETSEKSGSNEPVSPDTAAELSSSTIWDHFTALQGTENKAKCDYCGCVVKYEDETSAMRSHLNRCYANTSIDGNKIQKTISSMSDSEEEGYEDGLGSSEDTFKFDQEASQRALTKMFVIDELPFYLVKSERFKNFLRSIQPLFEIPSHVALIQDVVTLYREEIIKLKEYFSIHSQRVCLITEPWTSSHGLNFMKVTAQFIDNDWRLQKKVLNFCQITGYSEDEMNECIEVCLGNWKLNEVFSLTGDIASSDDPSTQDLEKRISSWDSIFLKGGYIHVQCCVHIVSLIVKEALKEIHDSIVRIRGAAMYIRSSPSRTVRFRKCVEHEKIHYKGLIQLDVETEWNSTYIMLEGAVNYQKAFELYKQRDLNYVDELSSESGKGIPSEDDWKSAQSMLPVLKFFYDCILRIFGTSCITSDIYMKEVFAIGRKIHHYHEHDDASISRMASRMKNIYDKYWGNSNAINMLLIAVVLDPRLKLGYVNWNLDYFFGSEKGSELKTKLLSCLGSLYRYYQVTHKGSQDDQQHAQIDEDDDLYGMRLYLQSTGNKSHVKSELDRYLEEECEPLNKQAEFDLLNWWKSKSSRFPILGSMAQEVLAIPISAVTSEFAFSAKGMVIDLYRSCLPPKFLEMLVCTKSWLEGPSSLSAEIIFLEDDNEDDEIFSEDDNEDYNDDS; from the coding sequence ATGTCAGAGACATCCGAGAAATCAGGTTCTAATGAACCAGTTTCCCCTGACACTGCTGCTGAATTATCATCATCAACGATTTGGGACCATTTTACTGCATTGCAAGGCACCGAGAATAAGGCTAAATGCGACTATTGTGGTTGTGTGGTCAAATATGAAGATGAAACAAGTGCTATGCGTTCACATTTGAATAGATGTTATGCTAACACAAGCATTGATgggaataaaatacaaaaaacaatTTCTTCCATGTCAGATAGTGAAGAGGAGGGGTATGAAGATGGTCTTGGATCTTCCGAAGATACCTTCAAATTTGACCAAGAAGCATCTCAAAGGGCACTTACGAAGATGTTTGTAATAGATGAGCTACCATTTTATCTTGTGAAGTCTGAACGCTTTAAAAATTTTCTACGTTCCATACAACCCCTGTTTGAGATCCCCTCACATGTTGCATTAATACAAGATGTTGTTACACTTTATcgtgaagaaataataaaattgaaagaatATTTTTCTATTCATTCTCAAAGAGTTTGCCTTATCACTGAACCTTGGACGTCAAGTCATGGATTAAATTTTATGAAAGTGACTGCACAATTCATTGATAATGACTGGAGGCTGCAAAAGAAAGTATTGAATTTTTGCCAAATCACTGGCTATTCAGAAGACGAAATGAATGAGTGCATTGAAGTTTGCTTAGGTAATTGGAAGTTGAATGAGGTTTTTAGTTTAACAGGTGATATCGCATCGTCGGATGATCCAAGTACTCAAGATCTGGAAAAGAGAATAAGCTCTTGGGATAGCATATTCTTGAAGGGTGGGTATATTCATGTGCAATGTTGTGTGCATATTGTCAGCCTGATTGTGAAGGAAGCATTGAAAGAAATTCATGACTCTATTGTAAGAATTCGTGGTGCAGCCATGTATATCAGATCTAGTCCTTCAAGAACAGTAAGATTTAGAAAGTGTGTTGAACATGAGAAGATTCATTATAAAGGTCTTATTCAGCTAGATGTTGAAACTGAGTGGAATTCAACCTATATTATGTTAGAGGGTGCTGTGAATTATCAAAAGGCATTTGAATTATATAAGCAGCGAGACCTTAACTATGTTGATGAGTTAAGTAGTGAAAGTGGGAAAGGCATACCTTCAGAAGACGATTGGAAATCTGCTCAATCAATGCTACCAGTTCTAAAATTCTTTTATGATTGTATTTTGCGAATTTTTGGTACCTCTTGCATTACTAGTGATATATACATGAAGGAAGTATTTGCTATTGGAAGGAAGATCCATCATTATCATGAACATGATGATGCTAGTATAAGTAGGATGGCTAGTAGGATGAAGAATATATATGACAAATACTGGGGGAATTCTAATGCAATTAACATGTTATTGATTGCTGTCGTGCTAGATCCCAGATTGAAGTTGGGTTATGTCAATTGGAATCTTGATTACTTCTTTGGCTCTGAAAAAGGAAGTGAGTTGAAAACGAAGTTGCTTTCCTGTCTTGGTTCACTTTATCGTTATTATCAAGTTACACACAAAGGGTCTCAAGATGATCAACAACATGCACAaattgatgaagatgatgatctCTATGGTATGCGTTTATATCTGCAATCAACTGGCAATAAATCACATGTTAAATCTGAGCTTGATAGGTATTTGGAAGAAGAATGTGAGCCCTTGAATAAACAAGCAGAGTTTGATCTATTGAATTGGTGGAAGAGCAAGTCGAGCCGATTTCCCATCCTTGGAAGCATGGCTCAAGAGGTGTTGGCCATTCCTATTTCTGCGGTAACCTCAGAGTTTGCATTTAGTGCCAAAGGAATGGTTATAGATCTCTATAGAAGTTGCTTACCACCCAAATTTCTGGAGATGCTTGTTTGTACAAAGAGTTGGTTAGAAGGACCTAGCTCATTATCTGCAGAGATTATCTTTTTGGAGGATGACAATGAGGATGATGAGATCTTTTCGgaagatgataatgaggattaCAATGATGATTCCTAG